The sequence AGGTCTGCAATTAAGTGTGTATTGGGCTTTTCTTTCCAGTcgttagtttaactaatatagtatctaaaatactagcctcgataattatcagacgcttaactaagactcgtgaactgcaaacacgagagaatcaagctggcttcagacctggtcgtggctgcatcgaccatatattcgccattcgtcaggttctagaacataggcatacttatcggcgtccgacaatggtggtctgtcttgacttaaaagcagcatttgactcggtagaccgcgagattctgtggcagtgtctgtcattgaaaggcatacctcagaagtacataaaccttgtggaggctctttactcgaacaccaccagtcgagtcagagcttatggcgaactgtcatctgcttttgcaacctcaagtggtgtccgtcgaggctgtccactttctccatttttgtttaacttcatcatagacctattgatggaaataacattctcgtctactgaattctcgggtattgatctccatccaggaggtccacttatcgacttagaatacgcagatgatatagtcctgtttggtgaagacgctgataaaatgcagagtcttttggtagcactaagcaacaatgccagaatgtttggaatgcgcttctctccctctaaatgcaagttgttgcttcaggactggtctgcagcaacacctgaactaagaatagggagtgaagcagtcgaacgcgttgataacttcacttatcttggatgtctgatcagccctaatgggttggtgtctgacgaaatctcagcacggatttgaaaagctcgcttggcttttgccaacttacgtcgcctatggcgaaggtgagatatccgtctatcaataaaaggacgagtatactgcgcagcagtccgttctgttttaatttacggcagcgaaacatggccattaagagtagaagacactcttaagctactagtattcgaccacagatgccttagaaatattgctgggatcaccgggtaagtaatactGAAGTTAGACACAGGGTGCGCCCTATCCGTTTCTAGAGTCTTTTCCTAGTTTACTCAGGTGGTAGTTGTTTGCCATAGTAGGTCATTGCCATTTTTTTCTAACTGGTGGGTctggagtatcttgtgtagacatctatttataaatacctgtacattttggtaatggttgtggtagtttaGTTCCGTCTTATAGAACTGTTTTAATGTTTGCGCTAAAGATTCTAACTTTGGTATTGTGTGAAAGTCCTTTTGAATTCTAGATTTTACTTGATTGTAATAATGTCGTCTTTTTTTCCCCATTCGTGCCTTCATATGCACATCAGGACCTTCTCAGGTATATAAAGGCTTCTACCTCTTTCAGAGCTTCCACGGTGTTTAATGTATTCGATGCTTTTTCTAAGATATACTagtcttcataatccattcAATAGCTAGCAGAAAGGGAAAATGCACGATTAAGGAGCCTTGTCTGACATCAATCTTCACTTGAAGTGCATCCATGTGCAGCTTTTGATACACGCAATTCAGTTCCTTGTAGGAGCTACGTATAAAGATGAATTATCTTTTGAAGTACTCCATATTGTCGGAAATTTTATAAGTTTTTTCCTATTCATGCTGCTAAATACTTCTCCATGATAGAAAAATTTGTTAtgtagtgatgagttccattccATTACTTGCTCGATAATAGTTCTCTATATCTCAAATTGATTGGTACATTATCCATTCTTATAAAAGCCACCTTATTGATCTCTTGACGTAGAACGTCTATGGGATCCTTCACTCCTTACACAAAAATTATGCTGATTACTTTCCACATACTGACAATACTTTAATCCCTTTATAACCCTTACACTAAAATAGCGTTCAAATCCCCAACATTTTGTGTCAAGTACAGCTCGAATCAAACGAGCAAAGGCCCGTCATGAGGGACACGTTAGTGAACTGAGTCGAACTAAAGTTCGATTCCTCCTAAACACTAATGGGGTGCTAGTTTGTAAAGGACGAACAATAAACGGTTTTATTGTGTATACTATTGACTCTTTTTACACTAGGTATCCAGTTAGGGACTAATCGACCATACATTAAGAACACGTCGTTCACCTGACTAGTACgtatatcaatcaatcactaAATAAACATAAAGGGTAGGAAAATATGCATGCTACTTCAGATACCTATCTGATTATCTAAAAGTCAGTCGGTTCGAAAACACTAATCAGTCACTCTCCACTTTCGCCTACGCAACACTTCTCATGAAGTTTGTTCGTAAGACTTCCCCCTTGAAAAAATCTCATTTGTTTTCGTCCCATCACTGGCCTTCGACTGACTGCCAATTTAATTCGTTTTATGTTGTCAGTTTTTTTAAAACTTGGTATTGACAGTTACTTTTCTATTTTACTTCGAAACAAAGCTAACACAGGTTCATTTTGCTGAGAGTCTCTTAAATCTCCGAAGTAGATTTTTGGAGTATATTGATGATGTTTTTGATGGGAAAACTGGTTTCCGTAATCAAATGGATAAAGCCTTTAATTTGGCTGTGAATAGTCGTGTACCTTCTTCAAGTATTCTAGCCACAACATCTAAGTGAGTATATATACGCTACTGTATTACATCTTTCTATTATTTGCTTTTTTGATCATATAGAAATAGCTTATCAacggttttttttcaaaaattcaaGTGCCTTTTCCAAAAACCACTATCGGTAAAGATGTAATTTATCACCGATACCATGTAATCAAAAAATCTATTTTATCAAAATCTTAGGTTATTTagacatttttttaaaagtgaGTGGTATATTAAACTTATAGcagctcacgtgcaattgagtttgttcatatttaattcggttaagcccttttgttaacttatttaacggacagAGCCATccgtacaataacaacttatctataccaTTGTACCTTTAGTATTGTTGCGCTTGTATTAATATGTATGCTttagcattgcttactgccaacgcatatattcattctgctagcatCACTGttagtcgcttaattgattcgatgattaattcatttcactatgtatacaTATGTACATTTTAGTCCTGTTCATTGACTCGCCGACTCGCACGCTCACTTGGTTGCCAGCTTGCTTTTCGGCactactctttcatgcttgGTTAACGCACCTGTAATTTTGATTATCTGTGCGTTGTGcagtaataaacgtaatcaacacttcgtattcgccttctgattaatacaccGATAGGACGCTATCAATAAACGGTTATCAGAACGAAATGtgtacgaagtttaaggattatattgaataccgaccaccacaaacTCATTGTTGACATTAGCTTCATTATGCGACAAACAAACACGTGAATAAACCTTTAGGTTAATTTTGCCGAATTCATCCAACTGTTTCAATGACAGGTCTGTATTTGATCATTCCATCTAATTGAAATCGAATCTTAGTGGAAAGTGTTCTAATGCTTTATGTATTGCTTTCTCAGCTATTCATATTGGGACGTAAATCATACTTATTATTGTCAGTATGAGATTGTGGATGTTGTTGAATGTACATTTAAATCACGAGCCGATCCAAACTGGAAAGCCGTTAAAGACTGCGGAAAGTACTGGACATCTGTCTCATCCTAGTGCAAGTTGTGGGGTCGTAAATGCTCACTActaaagagtcccatattaaggTGAAACGGTCGTTCAATACCCCCATACTTTCAATGGTTACTTAACTTCAGTCAATGCGTGATTTCAATATTGaatgtttaatacaaaattacagattgGTCATTTAAAAAACCAAACTAGTTCccattaattttattcaactaTTCAATTCTGATCTGATTAAGATTGATTGATGACTAATGTAATGTAAAACTGTATTACTCTTTGGGTGACAATGCAATTTTAAAAACTAAAATTATCCACAATTTTTTTTACAATAATCATAAATACATAAGCCTAGCGTAATAAAATGTGTTTGTTAATATAAATGGTCGACAATTGTGAAAATCgtcttctttgttttgatttcTACTATTTACTTTCCATAGTACAGATAATGTCTTCTCAAGTTAGTTCTTAAAATGTCATTTTCAATAGGTCATtaacaaattatattttaaataattcatccCTAACAGAGTAGATCTAGCGTCTTAAAGATCCATTAATAACGTGTAGTGTAAAAATTACTACTATTTACTAGTCCACAGAAATGGCATCAAACTTAAATGCTCTGATCTGCTGTTATGAAttctcttattacgacccagctacTCTTATTGCTTAGTTATCTTGGTCACtacttcactcgacaagtccccaaatcagaacacggctAAACAGGAatgtaattatatttcaaataacaaggTCGGATGGAAGTAGGGATCATGataagaaaaacgttagtataattataatttttagaTAAAGCTAAAAAACTATCGAAAATGTCATAAATCATACTGACTAAACAAAATATACCATATATTCCAATCGTTTTAAAAGTAAGTAGTCAAtaaagattatgtatatttcttAAAAAGTAGATTGACTGTTTCTTGGTATGTAGTTCATAAATATTGGATTCTTTCATTAAGGTTACATGAATCAATGTGTTCTCAAAAGGTACAATATATCTGACAGTCATATAGTATTTATCTATTGAATAAatcttataaattttaattactaCTTGCTTCAAATGGTTTAGAATTTTTATCAATTATTGGATACATTTGCAGACAAACTAATTACAGGCCATCTGAATTGTTATGTCGATACATGGATTCCTTATTACGTAAATCTGTCAAAACTATGACTGTTTCAGAAATTGAAACTAAGCTGATAGCGTCAATTGCTATTTTCAAGTATATTGATGATAAAGATCTTTTCCAAAAGGTGAGTAGTCTATTCTCCTTAATATTTTAAACTACTTAAGTAGGTTTTACTCACAGGCTATTAAAACTCAGAAATAACGGATCAAAACTTGTTTCAAACTTTTTATCTGTCGACTTTCTCATCTGTAATTATCATCCATATAAAAATGTACAATATCATTATCTCAAATTTATACCTTCtgtgaatttgtagtacttaGTGATGAATATTTATTCTTGATCTTAGTTTCATTTTATATCACATCTTACAATCTTATCTTACAGATGTACGCTAAAACTAGGGTATCCTATGAAACATCCTTACTAAAATCGAACAAAAAGAACTAAGTTAGGGCAAGATTTGTTTGAGCGTTCTGAGTTACATTCCCATAACACGGATATACACATAAAAATATCCTTCGTCAAAACTTCTAGAAGTAGCCCAGAAAAATTTTATCCAGTCAGCATTAAATAGAAGTTTCTGAAAGATTAAGGGTCATGTTTTTGGTTCGGTAATTACCTATTCTGTTACCAAATTTAGTGTGCTTGCAGGAGGTTCTGAAAGCATGATTTCATATACAAATTTATAAATACCTTCGATTTTCTGCGCACAAACTAACCTCCTACTCAAATTTCACGCCTTTTCTCCATTATTCAAGTTGACGTCTAGGAGTATTTTAGGAAGCGGTCAGAAAGGCAGTAATAAAAGGTTCCAGTAACGAACTTTTAAAGAGTTGATTGGAGGAAGAATAGGAATATTCAAAAACAGGGAATAGCTTTACCACATGAAGTCACTGAGTATTAGTGTATGTCATTTCTAGAACTTCGAATTCCCTAGTTAAGTTGAACAGAATAATTGTCATCTACTACTAAGGACCCACATATCATGACTTTGAGTTAATGGTATTGAGGTAAATGTACGcatttattgtttttctctAAATCTTGAGGATAGTATCACTACGTATCTCTAATATCCATTTTAATCTTCTGGTTATGaattatatttcttattataaGTATAAGGGGACTCGTGAAGACTTTAGAATTCTCAGTTTAAAATCACTAACTAgtcttatctagatcatgattaaaaacctagaaacactttACGGTTGTTTCATCCTGACATGGGACTgcttagcagtgtgcatccacgaccccgcatcCGGAAATCAAACCCACGATGTTCATCTCGCGCACAGACGTCTAAACTCTAGCCCACTGAACCGCTATCCAACGGtttcaatgtctaactttaacctaTTCGCGATATTATATAGCCTTCATCCATTGTTCGTggtgaataactgtctcacactcaACACGTTTCGAACTCTGTTGGTCACGGCTTGACACTAGAACTCCGGCATTTAAATCttgaagctaatcactagtaagcacatgttTACTGTTATTATAgaggatttgtgaagattgtaaaaTGTTTCTCATGTTtagttgttattatcattatccatATCACTTTCTTCATCTTCTTGTGTTGTGCTGTTAAGTGTAGTAACGTCGACTGTAATGCGTTTTTTAGATAaacttaatttttatttatcatagtTGTTGATAATCCTCGAAATTGTAGTGTTCTCTAGAATTGCTGAATTACTAATTTATACTGTGAATAAAGAGATTAAAATTAATCttcaataatattgataacTTATGTTCATAATTATGATTACATTTTTCTTAGTATTATCAACGTATGCTGTGCAAAAGACTGGTGTTCAATTATTCTTCCATGCTTGAACTTGAAGAATCTATGATTAATCAGCTAAAAACTGTTTGTGGatatgaatttacttcaaaatttCAGCGTATGTTTAATGATGTTCAACTTAGTCCTGAGTTAAATCGGAAGTTTAATGAGTACTTACAATCAAAAGATATACGTTTTACCTTTGGTCATCATTTTCATGTTTTAACGGTAAGTAAACTCAATTTTATGTTAATAATTGTGattaattttaaacaatatacCATACAatatctttttctttaaaaaaagatatCTTGTTAGAGTAACTTAACTGATTAAGGTTTAGAAATACGCGGGTTTTGAGCTAACAAAGCGGGAAATACGAAGTCTTGAGTTAATAGTGAAGACAATCAAAGAACCGATAAACTGAACAAATTTTCCGTTGTTGTAAAATCTAATATGTACGAACTTTGTTaaaagtttcattgaaatcttgAACCAATCAATGCCTTGTTAAAAGAATAAATTCTTAACAATCCAACCTTTATGCTTAGAATAATCTGAACACTGACTAGCCCATATGCAAACAACGCTCCGGAACAAATCCAAAAGTTGCTAATACCTTATGTGATTCCCATATAAAATCGATTGTTTTTAATTCCGAAACTTTTTTAGGATACATTTTGTCTCCAAGTCATTCTTGCTACCAGTCGCGTTGAGTGTAATATATTGTTCAGAGAGTACTAGACAGGAAAGAACACATGATGATACAATTATCTAGACTAGTATGCTCAGATATGTGCTCATCCAATATGTTCTATTCAATAGCAAATCTGATTTTTACAATATCTAACCTACTTGCTTCTGACAATTAGTTCAATTATTCGGGGTAATAGCACATGAAACTGGTTGCATAATGGAACCAGTTCATACAATCATCGTATATGATCATGTCCAGCTAGTTATCTCTCTACCTTTGTAATTTTACTACTtagtaaaaaaatgttattcattGAATGTTATTTACTTCAATGCCTTACAAGTTGTTTCAATTAAGAAATGTTTTATCTCTTAGAATATTCAAAATCTTCCACGAAAATTTATATCCAACTCCCTGATATCACGTTTTTAATAGCCTCGACCAACAAGGTTTTGTTGAGTAACGTACAAAGTGGCAACACAATTCACATTGTAACATATTATCGAAAACAGTACTGAGTAAACTTTTTTGTGATTATTTATCTTGATGATTGGGGAAAGAGAATTATCTGTGTTTATAAGGTGAATCCGGGGGTGGGGATGAGAAGGTATGAGTTTGTTCAGTAACTAGCGATTGcaataattttattctattctgATCATATTACAGTTTTTGGATATGAAGTGTACATAAATGTTTCACTTATAAAATCTCAATTAATAATATCATATTTTCAATTAAAATTTTCACCATCGTCGGAAATCAATCACTCATGTAGTATTTCGTAACTAATAATGCATTCAACAGCAGAATACAAAGAAATTAAAGCAAATTTGTGATTGTATACAACTGACTGAACACTATTTATAGTCAGTTACTTTTAAAGTGACTAAACTTCTTATTAAATCACTTGGACTGATTGATCTACAGGACTGAGATGTTCCATTTAGCGTAAACATGTTTTAGCGCATTCTAATGATCAGGTTTATTTTTTCGTATGAAATGAACCAATATTTCCACCTTATGTATATGTGATATAATTCCAAATTTATATTTTGTCCAATCAGTTTTGATTTGAGCAGCTTGACTATTGTCTAGAGCCATGTAAGTACATGTAGCAAATAAAGTATTCTTCGACTTCTGCCATACTAGATTAGTCCTAGTAGATCTTTATTTCATTTCCTTTTTCAGCAATGTTCGTGGCCAATTTCACTTAGTGGTGTTACTGATTTTTTACTCCCACTCGAATTGTATACATGTACTTACCATTTTGAAGAATTCTATACAGCCGCTCATCAAGGAAGAAAAATGAGATGGGCACATAGTTATTCAACAGTAGAACTCCAAGTGCTTTTCACTGATAAGACTTATCAAATACAAGCGCCTGCTATTAATGCTGCTATCCTACTATTTTTTGATCATATGGACTCAGATCGTATCAAAGTGAAAGATCTGCATTTCGGGTTACAACTAGCGGTATCTGAAGGTCGACCAACTATAAGTAGTGAAAATAACTCTACATCTAAACGAAGTGTTCCAACCACTGACTCTTCAATTACTAGTAAAATGGAAACTTGTTCACAAGATGTGTTGGATTCTTCATGTGAACTGGATCTTATTCAACGACTTTTGACACCACTAATTGAATTGAACATAATATATGTTGAAGCAACTGAAGGGCAAAGTAGTAATTCATCGGGTAACATCGTGACAGTAAGTTATTGATAGCATAATACATCTAACCACTTATATATTTGCGTAGATGGATAGCGTTATAGCCCTAAACCGTTCGTTTACAAGCAAACGTCTAAAGCTAAGGGTGAATTTCGGCTCTCAAGGAAAAGAATCAAACCAGGTTAGTTACTTTTATAAATGTATATGCTTCCACCtaaatttatataattattaaccTGACTACAATTAAAATGGTGAAGTAAAAGATGGGTGGCCCAAACTCCTTGCATATTGAtaagaaaattgtatttttattaaactAAGTTCTGTTACAAAATCCctggaacaatatatttatgatGACGAGTAAACCAAACGAAGATTAGCTTTTGATCATGTAACCGTAACAGGAAACAGATTAGTGGTTTGACTTGTGGGAATACTAGAATGTCCAAGCGGATACTTACAAATACTTTAGGATTTTATATATCCATTAATAGACAGCGCCATATTTGTGAAGTCTATTCGTAACAACTACATGCTAAGACTAGTATTCCCTTTACACACAAGGGCTAGAAAAATAGTAGACGATAACTTAATTTTATCAACACTTCCCATACTGTTTACATCACAAACTAGACCTAGGAAACCACTTGAAAtttgtttcgttctagcatgggACTAGTAAGCAATGGCCATTCAGAACCCCGCTGAGAGTTGAACCCAGAATCTTCAGGTCTTGCGGCAAGAGCTTAAGTTTTTGAtcattgagctggcatccaacagctCACATGACTAACTTTAGTCAATTAAGACACTGGTTCTGATAATAGTGATGCACTTAGTTTCCTTTCTTTCATCTCCGTCAACCAGACGTTCaactcattttattattttgcttctCTACAGTTTCGAGATAAGTAACAAATCAATCTAATGCATTGTTTTGGTAACCTTTACGTAGTTTGTTATGAGATACATTTAATTAAGTATATGTTTGTAATACTAATTAAATCAGAAAGTGTGAGGTTCACTGAGCCTCTTAAAGCCATTGTTTCTAAGCAAatctaaatttattttactgtttaCTTTGCAGTCGGAAGCTGATCAGGTTGATCGTCAAGTGAACGAGGATCGGCGCTACTTCATACAAGCTGCTATTGTGCGAATTTTAAAAGCTCGAAGACAGATAAAGCATGCACAGCTTATTGAAACTATTTTACAGCAAGCATCTAACCGCTTCCAACCACCGATACCACTAATCAAGCGTTGCATTGAAGGTCTAATAGATACTGGCTATCTTGAACGAAATCCAGATGATCCTGATCAATACAGTTATCTTGCATAATTCCAAGTGCtttctttttaataaattacaaatttattGGGATGCtgtaaatatcaataaataacaCACTATAAGGGATTAAATTGCTCCTGTTTTGCCAAGTTGTTCTTTTAAAATCATAATGCTGCGTCGTTGATCCTCTGGTAAGAGAGCAAGTTGTTCATCTGATAGCTGAAGAACTTGCATAATAAGTGTGACTTTTTCTTGTTCACCTTGTCCTGCTAGTAAACTATTGGGACCCATACTTGCAGCTGCCGCTGCAGCAATTGCAGGGGTAAtctgttaaaattattttaaaaaataagtagAATTAACTAGAATATGTAACATGCGATTTTATGCATTTGTATATAAATCAGTTAATAATTGCATTCTCAAGAGACTATTTAAAGTAGGTGTTTACGAGAAGTCTATCTTATTGGTACTATTTAAAGGTGAAGTAGTTTAATATTATAAAGGTCATTATACATGATGGAAAGTTTTTTTAGCTTTACTTATACGTAGTTCAAAAATGTATATGTACATGTTTATCTGGAGAAACTTGTGATTCttacaataaatttaaatatacaGATAAAATACATTAATTAGTTGTTTAACGGAAAATCACACTGAGGGGCAATCAACCGAAGTAGGATATGTTTACCACATCTCACATTAGCACAGTAAGAGAGGGAATTAACAGGATGGAAATCACTTACGCAGTTCAAAGAGGACATTATCAAAAGATGAGTGTGACGAATGATACTTAACTTAAAATTTAAAGGGAGATGGAAGAATGCATCTGTGTTGCTGACATCGAATTTTGACCATACTATTCATATCTAACCAGAGTACGATTGTTGCGCTGCCTCCAACTAAGAAGTTCACAGCCAGTGACTTGGTCGGTTGGTATCGTGTCTTGACCTGCTTACTCTTAGCTTTTCTCCAACCTGCTATCCTGACCACTATCGGACATCGAAGTAGGGAGTGTCTAGGTATATATATTGCGTGTCCTAACCGCCTCGATCGGTGAAGAATTACAACTTCAAAGTACACCTACTTACTCATAATAGTAATCAGATGATGCAGTGCTGAGTCAATTACGGTTGCACCCCTAAGTTGTGTTATTCACAACTTTCACTCTGATCCTGGACGACATTTCTCATGTTTAGATTTACATTGGAGTTAAGACTGGTTTTCTTTTGCTTATGCTGTTAATTTATCCTCTAACTGTCCTGAAACGATGTGCAGCAACTTTGACTGACGCACATCTGTCCCAGTTCCTATGTCGGTTATGACTTTTCTATCATCAACACAGTTCATTCCGTGAACAGGTCAAGCTGCTGAAAAGAGTACTCACCCATTAGTTAGTGAAAATCAAGAGAGTTTGTATCTGTCTTAAGATTTCAATAGCCACCAACTTACCAGGAGTGACGAGACTCCCAAGATTAGTGCTGTAGTGAGAGCTATTGATCACTCCTGATCAGCCCTGAATCAAGCTTTTTGCATCTAAAGGGGAAGAACAATATCACAAACATTTGTGTTATCACTCAGTGTTTAGAAGGCTGCTTTTTGCCAGTGTCTACCAAACAGACTTATGGTCAGTCAGGTACAACGCAGGACCAGGCacgtatatacatcggtccaagttgccatacctcatcagtacaacaaggtgaacaccaaattcatagaagcagttacttcaatgctAGTAATATATGAATCATAAAATATTGCATAGAAAGATACGATACAGGGGGGGGGTTCGTAGGAAGGAAGACGTAAAGTAATTACAATTcaacggtttaagggaagacaaagagtgtatacaccgacggcATTGTGGtcgagccatgtcacccagagtcttcaactactggttacgatagttgcgcagaccccaaccaagtagtatgCATCTGCCAACATAATTAAGACCAGAAAttaatgactttatggactgatgcaaCACGTTTCCAACACTTGTCAGCATTGCGCGACGTAGTAATCGGTGGTTAGCTGTGCGTAATACGGGGCTCGaacatctcagttgatgaaaattCACCTCATCAGCTGATTGACCATCGTCCCCTAATACCCTGTTGTCTAACCTCACCGGTAATCCCagtagatgcga comes from Schistosoma haematobium chromosome 3, whole genome shotgun sequence and encodes:
- the CUL2_1 gene encoding Cullin-2, variant 3 (EggNog:ENOG410VAIU~COG:O) codes for the protein MEIYNQIFQNPLIDATRSFYSQWACQRESELGCAQYVTEALALRTEEHNRAIQYYKCSLLPMQNLFQEIIVEQRLNFLNMNVRYVIAEEDKSNLRNLFRLLSPNNLCNELLHCFGEYVRTSILEAISNLPKDSSLTQVHFAESLLNLRSRFLEYIDDVFDGKTGFRNQMDKAFNLAVNSRVPSSSILATTSKQTNYRPSELLCRYMDSLLRKSVKTMTVSEIETKLIASIAIFKYIDDKDLFQKYYQRMLCKRLVFNYSSMLELEESMINQLKTVCGYEFTSKFQRMFNDVQLSPELNRKFNEYLQSKDIRFTFGHHFHVLTQCSWPISLSGVTDFLLPLELYTCTYHFEEFYTAAHQGRKMRWAHSYSTVELQVLFTDKTYQIQAPAINAAILLFFDHMDSDRIKVKDLHFGLQLAVSEGRPTISSENNSTSKRSVPTTDSSITSKMETCSQDVLDSSCELDLIQRLLTPLIELNIIYVEATEGQSSNSSGNIVTMDSVIALNRSFTSKRLKLRVNFGSQGKESNQSEADQVDRQVNEDRRYFIQAAIVRILKARRQIKHAQLIETILQQASNRFQPPIPLIKRCIEGLIDTGYLERNPDDPDQYSYLA
- the CUL2_1 gene encoding Cullin-2 (EggNog:ENOG410VAIU~COG:O), producing MLRAVSVDFPATWGSLKDVVYKLLRCDFVDRDLWNSSFGYVYSLCTSSPVSHASTLYKSTTTLISERVEEIASELEVMSDSDLLPRYVKFWESYHRGLTYLDILYRYMNTQHVKNLRPSEADMCYGAALPMADQHTMEILEVGLAFWRLYLIDCMKSRLSSCLMREVLNDRLGICGQQNCIHPCLASLLRVGEVRDFERAGMEIYNQIFQNPLIDATRSFYSQWACQRESELGCAQYVTEALALRTEEHNRAIQYYKCSLLPMQNLFQEIIVEQRLNFLNMNVRYVIAEEDKSNLRNLFRLLSPNNLCNELLHCFGEYVRTSILEAISNLPKDSSLTQVHFAESLLNLRSRFLEYIDDVFDGKTGFRNQMDKAFNLAVNSRVPSSSILATTSKQTNYRPSELLCRYMDSLLRKSVKTMTVSEIETKLIASIAIFKYIDDKDLFQKYYQRMLCKRLVFNYSSMLELEESMINQLKTVCGYEFTSKFQRMFNDVQLSPELNRKFNEYLQSKDIRFTFGHHFHVLTQCSWPISLSGVTDFLLPLELYTCTYHFEEFYTAAHQGRKMRWAHSYSTVELQVLFTDKTYQIQAPAINAAILLFFDHMDSDRIKVKDLHFGLQLAVSEGRPTISSENNSTSKRSVPTTDSSITSKMETCSQDVLDSSCELDLIQRLLTPLIELNIIYVEATEGQSSNSSGNIVTMDSVIALNRSFTSKRLKLRVNFGSQGKESNQSEADQVDRQVNEDRRYFIQAAIVRILKARRQIKHAQLIETILQQASNRFQPPIPLIKRCIEGLIDTGYLERNPDDPDQYSYLA
- the CUL2_1 gene encoding Cullin-2, variant 2 (EggNog:ENOG410VAIU~COG:O); this translates as MDSLLRKSVKTMTVSEIETKLIASIAIFKYIDDKDLFQKYYQRMLCKRLVFNYSSMLELEESMINQLKTVCGYEFTSKFQRMFNDVQLSPELNRKFNEYLQSKDIRFTFGHHFHVLTQCSWPISLSGVTDFLLPLELYTCTYHFEEFYTAAHQGRKMRWAHSYSTVELQVLFTDKTYQIQAPAINAAILLFFDHMDSDRIKVKDLHFGLQLAVSEGRPTISSENNSTSKRSVPTTDSSITSKMETCSQDVLDSSCELDLIQRLLTPLIELNIIYVEATEGQSSNSSGNIVTMDSVIALNRSFTSKRLKLRVNFGSQGKESNQSEADQVDRQVNEDRRYFIQAAIVRILKARRQIKHAQLIETILQQASNRFQPPIPLIKRCIEGLIDTGYLERNPDDPDQYSYLA